The following nucleotide sequence is from Pseudothermotoga sp..
CACAGCTTCCGTGATAGTTAGACCAGCATAGAAAACCAAGTTTCTCACGATATCGATCATCAGTGCAACACTGCCTGCAAACGCTTGTCTGTTGGACAGTTTCGCCACACATCCTTCCGGTGAGATTTCGAAGTCTTCTATGACATCACGTTCGACAACCACGTTGAGACCTCCAAGCGTGTAGTTACCAGGGCCAAAACCAGTGGCAGAGATAGCATCGGTGATACCACAAACGCGATCGGGTTTCTTGGTTTTGATAACGAGTCTCATCAAAGACGGTGGTAAATGATGACCATCGGCAATCATCTCCGTAGTTAACTCATCGAGAAGGAGCGTGGACTCCAAAACACCAGCAATTCTGTAAGAGTTGATTCTCCGAACGCTTGACATCCCAGAGAACACGTGTGTCACATGGGAAAATCCATTCTCAATTGCCATTAAAACTTCTTGGTAAGTTGCGTTTGAATGTGCTATGGAGACCAAAACACCATGTCGTGAAAAAAATCTTGCGACATCCAGCGCGCCTGGTAACTCTGGCGCCATCGAGATCCTTCTGACTACACCTGTTTCGAGCAGGATTTTCGCCTCATCTAAAGAGGGTTTTCTGAGATATTTTGGATTCTGAGCTCCTACTTGTGATTCATTGAAGTATGGGCCTTCAACATGTGCTCCGAGTATCTTCGCACCTGTTTCTTCGCTGGGATTCAAATCCATAGCCTTTCTCAACGCGACCAAACTTTCCAAGATGTTCTCAAATGGAGCTGTGAGTGTTGTGGGGTAAAGGCCAGTTGTACCACCTTTAGCGTGAGTACGAGTTATATTGAGTAAAGCCTCAACGGTGGCGTCCATCGTGTCGCTGCCTCCACCGCCGTGGACGTGTATATCAATGAACCCGGGAGAAACGTAGCAACCGGGGAAGTCCAACGTTTCATCAACACTTGTGTTCTTGAATTCTTCCCAGGTTCCAACACCCACAATCTTGTCATCCTCAACCAAAACGACCCCGTTCTCGATCGTCCTGTGGGGTGTCACTAGATTTCCTATCAGCATTCGTTTCATCGAAATCCCTCTCGATTCTTCAAAGCAGTTTTATCCTCCCCGAATATTTTTCAAAATACATTTGGTTAGCTTTATCTCCACCTGGAACATTGGCACTCGTCCAGATTGGTGCTTCGATACCTTTAGAAACGAGTATCTCGACGGTTCTTATCACGAGCAAGTTCAAAACAAAAAGATTCAGCAAAGTCGAAACAGGTCCAATTTTCTTGCCTATTTCTCCAACTTCAATGACAGCATCGCCATAA
It contains:
- the nagA gene encoding N-acetylglucosamine-6-phosphate deacetylase, whose translation is MKRMLIGNLVTPHRTIENGVVLVEDDKIVGVGTWEEFKNTSVDETLDFPGCYVSPGFIDIHVHGGGGSDTMDATVEALLNITRTHAKGGTTGLYPTTLTAPFENILESLVALRKAMDLNPSEETGAKILGAHVEGPYFNESQVGAQNPKYLRKPSLDEAKILLETGVVRRISMAPELPGALDVARFFSRHGVLVSIAHSNATYQEVLMAIENGFSHVTHVFSGMSSVRRINSYRIAGVLESTLLLDELTTEMIADGHHLPPSLMRLVIKTKKPDRVCGITDAISATGFGPGNYTLGGLNVVVERDVIEDFEISPEGCVAKLSNRQAFAGSVALMIDIVRNLVFYAGLTITEAVKMVTNVPARIMNIHAHRGTLSQGKFADITIFDQNFQVILTMVEGKIVYHRNSR